The genomic DNA AATCATTTTGAAAATTATGAACAAATTTTATTTTAGTTGAATTAATCATTTTCCAAAGATGAGGTTCTTTTTGAAAAATTGAAAGTAAATATTTCATATTAATTAAGCTATTTTTATTAAATTTTATAATTCCTATATTTCGATTAGATTTAATATGTGAAATACAAATTTTTTTTGCTAATAATTTGATTTTAGCAATTAAAAATAAATTTTCCGCAAATATTGGCAATTTTCCAAATTGACTTAAAATTTCAAAATATATTTTTTTAATTTCTTTTTCACTAATAGCATTTTCAATTTTTTCGTAAAAAAATAATCTTTGATTTATATCTGAGATATAATTATTTGGTAATAACGAAGGTGCATGAAGTTCAATATTTGATTTTTTAATTAAATTTTCTAATAATATTGTTTTTTCTCCTTTTTGAAAAAGTTTAATAGTTTTATTTAATAGCTTCATATATAAATTAATTCCTATACCATTTATATGTCCACTCTGCTCTTTTCCAAGTAATTCTCCTATTCCTCTTATTTCTAAATCTCTATTAGATAAATTAAATCCGCTTCCAAAATTATTTGTAAGAGCAATTGCATCTAGTCTTTTTTTTGCATCTAATGTAATTTTTTTTAAATTGTTAACGATAAAAAAAGCATATCCTTGATGATTAGACCGTCCAATTCTACCTCTAAGTTGATGTAATTGAGATAATCCAAAATGATCTGAATTCTCAACAATAATAGTATTTGCTTTAGGTATATCAATTCCACTTTCTATAATGGTTGTACAAACTAATATATTAAAACGATTTTGATAAAATTCATTCATTATACTTTGTAACTCAATATGATTCATTTTACCATGACCAACTTTGATTTTTGCATAAGGAACTAAATTAAATAATCTAGAAGCTATATCATAAATTCCTCGAACCTTATTGTATACATAATATACTTGTCCACCTCGAGAGATTTCTTTTGAAATTGCTTTTTTTATTAAATTAGGATTATATTCTTCTATAAAAGTTTGTATTTTTTTTCTTTCTTCGGGAGGATTGGATATAATAGATAAGTCTTTTATACCACTCATCGCCATATTTAATGTACGAGGAATTGGTGTGGCAGTTAAAGTTAATATATCAATATGAGAATATTTTTTTTTAATTATTTCTTTATGAACTACACCAAATCGATGTTCTTCATCGATAATTAATAGACCTAGATTATACCATTGAATATTTTCAAATAAAATTTTATGAGTACCTATTAATATATTAATTTTTCCAATTTCAATATTTTTTAAAATTTTTTCTTTTTCTTTTTCATTTCTAAATCTAGATAATATCTCTATATTTAAAGACCAATTATAAAATCGTTTTAAAAAATTATTAAAATGTTGTTCTGCTAATAATGTTGTCGGGACTAAAACAACAACTTGTTTTTGATTTGATATACATATAAAAGCTGCACGCATAGCTACTTCTGTTTTTCCAACACCTACATCACCACAAATCAATCTATCCATAGGAATATTTTTATACATATCATTTAAAACAGATTTTATAGCAAGTTCTTGATCTGAAGTTGTTTTAAACGGAAAATTTTTGCAAAAAAGATCATATTCTTTTTCATTTATTTTAAATGAAAAACCTTTTTGAGATAATCTATTGGCATAAATTTTTAATAAAGCTGCGGCATAATCACATAAATTTTTAGTAATCTTTCCTTTTTCTTTATCCCATCTGTCATTTCCCAATTTATCTAAAGCAATGTTTTTTTCTAAGTTTCCAACATATGGAGAAACAAGATGTAAATATGAAATAGGAACATATAATTTATTTTCTTCTGCATATAAAATTATTAGATATTCAGATTCAAAACTTGCAGTTTTTATTGTAGTTAATCCTTTGTATTTTCCAATTCCGTGTTGTATATGTATAATAAGATCATTGATTTTTAATTGATATAAACATTTATTATTATTTGATGAAATATTTGTATTATTTAAAATGTTAAATATTTCTTGTGTAGAAACAAATAAAAAATTTTTTTTAGTATCTATAAAACTATTATATAAATTCCCTATAATATAAAAAAAATTATTCTTATTATTAATATCATAAAAACTTTTTATATATTTAGGATAAATATTTCTTAAATTTAAAAATTTTAAAATTGTTATTAAACATTCTTTTTTTGTTATAAAAAAAATAACTTTTCCTGAAAAATTATATAAAAAAGAAAAAATTTTATTAAAATTCTTTTCCGTTGTATTTTTTTTAAAAAAATTGGGTAATTCTTTATATTTATAATTAAAAGAACTTTCGTTTTCTATATTTTGTAAGAATATTTTCATAGTAGAATATTTTTAAAATAAAATGAAAATTTTTTAATTAAAATTGAATTTAATTATTTTAAAATTATTGCTTTTTTTAATAAAATATATTTGTAAAATTTTAAAAATTTTTAAAATTATATTTATTAATCAATGCGTTATAAATAATAATTAAAATATTTTTAATAAATAATTTTCAATGAAAATGGTTGTAAAGATTAAATTTCTTTAATATTAAAAATATTTTAAAACATAAAATGTAATTTATTTTTATAAATTAAAATAATAATAATATTAAAATTTTTAAAATAAACACATCATAATTAGTTGATTTTAAAAAAAATATTTTATCATTCAACACATTATTTAAATTTTAATACTTTTTTATATTTAAAAATGTTTTTTAATTATGATAAAATATAATTTTTATTTAATTGATTTATTTTTTATTAAAAATTGATTTATTAATGAAAAAATATTACAAAATATTTCAACTATAAAAGATATTATTAATGTATAAGCCTGTATATATATTTATTGGTTTACGTTATTTATGGAATTCTCGTTTAACAAGTTTTAAAAAAATTATTACTTTTTTATCTATTATAGGTATTAGTATTGGCGTAGCGTCTATTATTATTACAGTAGCCTTATTTAATGGATTTCAAAATGAATTTAAAAAAAATATTTTATCATTTATACCTCATATAATTATTACTAATCGAGATTATTGTATTAATGAAAAAAAATTTCCTAAAAATATTTTAAAATCAAAAAATATTCAAAAAATATCTAGTTTTATTAGTAGTAAAGTTTTCATTCAAAATAAAGAAAACATAACTATAGGTGAAATTATTTCTTTTAAAGAAAAAAATTATAATGTTTTTAAAGACTATAATGTCCTGAATAATTTACACATGTTCAAATCTAACGAAAATAATATTATTATTGGAAAAAAATTAGCAGAAAAATTAAATATTAACATTAACGATATAATTAAATTAATCGTTTTTCCTAGTAATAAAAAACATTTTTTGAAAAATCTTTTAAATAACCAAACATTTAAAGTAACTAATATATTTTATACCAAAAATGAAATTGATAATTATCAAATATTAATGCATAGTAAAGTTGCTTTAAATTTTTTAAATTACCATCAAAATTATATTACTGGTTGGAGAATTTGGTTAAAAAACCCATTTTCTTTTGATATAAATACAATGCAAATAAACAAAAATAATTTACTTTTTTTAGATTGGAAACTAAAACACAATGAATTATTTAGAGCGTTTAATACTGAAAAATATATTATATTATTTTTTTTAATTTCAATTTTATTAGTTGTAGGAATTAATGTAGTTATTACTTTAACAGTAAGTATAGTAGAAAAACAAAACATTATTGCAATCTTAAAAACACAAGGATTGTGTCGTAAAAAAATTATGTTAATTTTTATTACATTAGGAGCTAGCACCGCTATTGTTGGAAATTTATTTGGAATGCTAATTAGTTTTGTATTAATTTTTCAAAAAAATATTTTAAATTCGTTAATACATTCGGTTTTTAATAATACTGATATTCAAATAAACATTTTTCCATTTCAAATTTTTTTAGTTAATATTACATTTATATTAATTTCTGTTTTATCTACATTATATCCCGCTTGGAATATTACTAAATTAACACCTTCTAAAATTTTATCTAATGAATAACATAATTTTAAAGTGTATCAATCTAACTAAATCTTATCAAGATGGTATAAAAAACGTTCATATTCTAAAAGAAACATCATTTTATCTCAACAAAAGTCATATCGCAGTTATTGTTGGAAAATCAGGATCGGGAAAAAGTACTTTTTTACACTTAATTAGTGGTTTAGAAAAACCTACTTCTGGCACTATTGTATTTGATGGTATACCGTTAAATTCACTTTCATCTAATCAAATAGCTAAATTAAGAAATTTAAATTTAGGATTTATATATCAATTTCATCATTTACTTTTAGATTTTAATATTCTAGAAAATGTTGCTATGCCATTACTTATTAATAATAAAAACATTGAACAAGCAAAAGAAGACGCACATGAAATGTTAATAAAAGTAAATTTAGAAAAAAAAATTTATAAATATCCATCTGAGCTGTCTGGCGGCGAAAGACAACGCGTAGCTATTGCTCGCGCTTTTATTAATAAACCAAAGTTAATAATAGCGGATGAACCCACTAGTCATTTAGACTCTTATCATTCAAAAAAAATTTTTGATTTAATATTTGAACTAAATAGTAATTTAAATACTTCTTTTTTAATTGTAACGCATGATCTTTTTTTTTCAAAAAAAGTAGATGTTTTATTTGAAATAAAAAATGGTCAGCTAAAATATAAAAACATTAAATGAATTTTTTACCTTTTTTTATTTCAAAACGATTGTATTTTCAAAATAATAAGAATCACACAATGTTTTTAATTTCTATTTTGTCTAAAATAGGAGTTTCTATTAGCGTTTTTATATTAATAATAAGTATTAGTGCTTTAAATGGTTTTAAAATATTAATTAATAAAAATATTTTATCATCTTTGCCTCATGGTATTATAAAATCAACAAATCATCCATTTTTTTATTGGAAAAAAATTATAAAACAAATTAATTGTATATCAGGAATTGATTATTCCGAACCATATATTTTAATGAATGGAGTGTTATTAAAAAAAAATAAAATTAAATTTTTAAATATTAAAAGCTTTAAAAAAATAAAATATATAAAAAAATATTTTTCTTTTCAAGCACAAAATAATCAGTTATTAAAGTTAAATAATTTTAAAAAAAATCAAATAATTCTTTCTTCTTCTTTGTGTAAAGATTTATTAGCCAAAAAAGGAGATTGGATTAATCTAATTATTTTGGATAATAAGTTTTCCTTTCAGTTAAATAAAATAAAAATTTTTTCTTTTCAAATTAAGTCTATATTTCATTCTAATGGTATTTCAAACGATAATATAGGATTAATTCCTTTTTCTTTTTTTAAAAATAATTTTAATATAGAAAATAATATTAATACTATTGAATTATACATGTCTACTCCTTTAGAGGCTAACAAAATTATTTTAGATGTAGCTAAAAAAATTAACATTCCTATTTTTTTATATACTTGGATAAAAGATTATAAATATATATATGATGATATTAAAAAAATTAAAATGATAATATATGTTCTATTGTTTTTACTAATAATTATTTCTACATTTGGTGTTATATCCATCTCTTTACTATCTATTTCTAAAAAAATAAAAGATATTTCTATTTTACGTAGTATAGGTGCAAATAATATGTTAATCCAATTAATTTTTTTATATTATGGATTTCGTTCTATTTTTATAGGAAGTTTAATTGGTTTAATATCTGGAATTATAACTGTTTTAAACAGTGAAAAAATTATGTTTTTTTTAGAAAAAAATTTTAGTAATAACTTATTAGTAAACAATATTTATTATCATAATTTTTTATTATTACAGCTAAATTTATCAGATATAATTATCATTTTTATTAGTACTATAATAATAGGAATTATTACAAATTGGTATCCAGCATATTACGCTTCAAAAATAGATCCTAGTAAGATGTTAAAAAAATTTTAGTTTTGTAAAATTATTCAGCAACATTTTTAATTAAAATTTTTGTAAATGTAACATTAATTTATTCATAAAAAAACGGTGAAATTATGACTATTAAAGTAGGAATAAATGGATTTGGTCGTATTGGGCGTGTTTTATTTCGGTTAGCCCAAAAACGTAAAAACATTGAAATTGTAGCAATAAATGATTTGATGGATCCTAAATATATAGCTTACATGTTAAAATATGATTCTACACATGGTATTTTTAAACAAAAAATTGAAGTACAAAATCAGAGTATTATTGTTAATGGAAAAACTATTAGAATCACTGCAATAAAAGATCCTAAAAAATTAATGTGGGATAATTTATCAATTGATGTAGTAATTGAATCTACAGGTCTTTTTTTAACTGAAGAAACCGCTTATCAACATATTTTAGCTGGCTCTAAAAAAGTTGTAATAACTGGCCCATCGAAAGATAATATTCCAATGTTTGTTAGAGGAGCTAATTTTGATAAATATAAAGGTGAAAAAATTGTATCTAATGCATCTTGTACAACTAATTGTTTAGCTCCTTTATCAAAAGTAATAGATGATAATTTTAATATTATTGAAGGCTTGATGACTACTGTTCACGCAGCTACTGCTACTCAAAAAGTTGTTGATGGACCTTCGAATAAAGATTGGAGAGGAGGAAGGGGAGTTTTTCAAAATATCATTCCTTCTTCAACTGGTGCAGCTCTTGCCGTAGGGAAAGTTTTACCAAATTTAAATGGAAAACTAACAGGTATAGCATTTCGCATTCCTACACCTAATGTATCTGTTGTAGATTTAACAGTTCGTTATGAAAAATCAGCAACATATGAAGAAATATGTTCTGTAATTAAGAAGGCATCAACAGAAGAAATGAAGGGAATTTTAGGATATACAGAAAATGATGCAGTATCTTCAGATTTTAATGGAGAGGAATTAACTTCAATATTTGACATTAAAGCAAGTTTATCATTAAATAAAAATTTCGCTAAACTAATTTCTTGGTATGATAATGAAACTGGTTATTCTAGTAAAGTTTTAGATTTGGTTACATTAGTTGCTGAAAAATAATATTATATTTATAATTTATGAAATAGCAGTATTAAGTTTTTACTTAATACTGCGTGCTGAAAATCTATAAAATAGCAACAATGATTTTTTTATTACCTTAGTTAATTTAATAAAAAAAATATTATCACTTATAAAAACCTCCTATACGAGTTATTTTAGATTTTTTCTAATATTTTAAGATATAATATTCGTATTATTAAAAGCTATTTTAATGTGTTTTTATGAAATGTGTTATATTCATTAAAACTATTAAATTGATCAGTTATAAAACAATTGTATTTAAATACATTTCTGTTAAAAATATTATGAATTGAATTATTTTGTTTAAAAATTAGTTATTGTTTATTATGATTATATTTAAATATTTTATTATCTATTCAAAATAAAAAACTAGATATACCAATTTCCTTATCTTATTTGAATTAAATGATTTCAATAAAAATTGTTTAATTACATATTTTTTTAAATTAAATAAAAAATTTTTAATAAATTAGTATTTTTAAAATTTAAGCTTAAATTAAATATTTTAAATAAAATATTTTTTTATAAAAAATTATACGATATTTTTTATTTTTTCTTGTGATAAATCGAGTAAATTTATTTTAATAATAATATTGTTTTATCTCATAAATGATAAATAAACTTTAAATTTTCTAAAAAATATTGATAATTTTTAATAAAATTTTAAGATAATATTTTTTATCCATTTTTTTATACGATCTTTCGTTTGATCTGATTGACGATCTTCATCTAAAGTTAAACCTATAAAATAATCTTTATTTAATAAAGCTTTAGAAGTAGTAAAATCATATCCTTTTGTCGACCATTCACCAATTATTTGTGCTTTATTTTGTTTGATAATTTTATATACTACACTTAATGCATCACAAAAATATTCACTGTAATCTTCTTGGTCGCCACATCCAAAAAGAGCGATTTTTTTGTTTAAAAAATTTATTTTTTTTAAAATAGGTAAAAAATCATCCCAATCACATTGTACTTCGCCATAATACCAAGTAGGTATTCCAAAAATTAAATTATTAAAACTTTCTATATCTTTTTTAGAAGAATTGCTAATATCATATAAAACAGAGTTATTTTTACCAATTTCTTGATGCATTTTTTTTGCTATTTTTTCTGTATTACCAGTA from Buchnera aphidicola (Aphis aurantii) includes the following:
- the mfd gene encoding transcription-repair coupling factor, translated to MKIFLQNIENESSFNYKYKELPNFFKKNTTEKNFNKIFSFLYNFSGKVIFFITKKECLITILKFLNLRNIYPKYIKSFYDINNKNNFFYIIGNLYNSFIDTKKNFLFVSTQEIFNILNNTNISSNNNKCLYQLKINDLIIHIQHGIGKYKGLTTIKTASFESEYLIILYAEENKLYVPISYLHLVSPYVGNLEKNIALDKLGNDRWDKEKGKITKNLCDYAAALLKIYANRLSQKGFSFKINEKEYDLFCKNFPFKTTSDQELAIKSVLNDMYKNIPMDRLICGDVGVGKTEVAMRAAFICISNQKQVVVLVPTTLLAEQHFNNFLKRFYNWSLNIEILSRFRNEKEKEKILKNIEIGKINILIGTHKILFENIQWYNLGLLIIDEEHRFGVVHKEIIKKKYSHIDILTLTATPIPRTLNMAMSGIKDLSIISNPPEERKKIQTFIEEYNPNLIKKAISKEISRGGQVYYVYNKVRGIYDIASRLFNLVPYAKIKVGHGKMNHIELQSIMNEFYQNRFNILVCTTIIESGIDIPKANTIIVENSDHFGLSQLHQLRGRIGRSNHQGYAFFIVNNLKKITLDAKKRLDAIALTNNFGSGFNLSNRDLEIRGIGELLGKEQSGHINGIGINLYMKLLNKTIKLFQKGEKTILLENLIKKSNIELHAPSLLPNNYISDINQRLFFYEKIENAISEKEIKKIYFEILSQFGKLPIFAENLFLIAKIKLLAKKICISHIKSNRNIGIIKFNKNSLINMKYLLSIFQKEPHLWKMINSTKIKFVHNFQNDFLRLNWIFHLLKNLKLSDN
- a CDS encoding FtsX-like permease family protein yields the protein MFLISILSKIGVSISVFILIISISALNGFKILINKNILSSLPHGIIKSTNHPFFYWKKIIKQINCISGIDYSEPYILMNGVLLKKNKIKFLNIKSFKKIKYIKKYFSFQAQNNQLLKLNNFKKNQIILSSSLCKDLLAKKGDWINLIILDNKFSFQLNKIKIFSFQIKSIFHSNGISNDNIGLIPFSFFKNNFNIENNINTIELYMSTPLEANKIILDVAKKINIPIFLYTWIKDYKYIYDDIKKIKMIIYVLLFLLIIISTFGVISISLLSISKKIKDISILRSIGANNMLIQLIFLYYGFRSIFIGSLIGLISGIITVLNSEKIMFFLEKNFSNNLLVNNIYYHNFLLLQLNLSDIIIIFISTIIIGIITNWYPAYYASKIDPSKMLKKF
- a CDS encoding ABC transporter permease; the protein is MYKPVYIFIGLRYLWNSRLTSFKKIITFLSIIGISIGVASIIITVALFNGFQNEFKKNILSFIPHIIITNRDYCINEKKFPKNILKSKNIQKISSFISSKVFIQNKENITIGEIISFKEKNYNVFKDYNVLNNLHMFKSNENNIIIGKKLAEKLNININDIIKLIVFPSNKKHFLKNLLNNQTFKVTNIFYTKNEIDNYQILMHSKVALNFLNYHQNYITGWRIWLKNPFSFDINTMQINKNNLLFLDWKLKHNELFRAFNTEKYIILFFLISILLVVGINVVITLTVSIVEKQNIIAILKTQGLCRKKIMLIFITLGASTAIVGNLFGMLISFVLIFQKNILNSLIHSVFNNTDIQINIFPFQIFLVNITFILISVLSTLYPAWNITKLTPSKILSNE
- the lolD gene encoding lipoprotein-releasing ABC transporter ATP-binding protein LolD encodes the protein MNNIILKCINLTKSYQDGIKNVHILKETSFYLNKSHIAVIVGKSGSGKSTFLHLISGLEKPTSGTIVFDGIPLNSLSSNQIAKLRNLNLGFIYQFHHLLLDFNILENVAMPLLINNKNIEQAKEDAHEMLIKVNLEKKIYKYPSELSGGERQRVAIARAFINKPKLIIADEPTSHLDSYHSKKIFDLIFELNSNLNTSFLIVTHDLFFSKKVDVLFEIKNGQLKYKNIK
- the fldA gene encoding flavodoxin FldA; the encoded protein is MEKIGIFFGSDTGNTEKIAKKMHQEIGKNNSVLYDISNSSKKDIESFNNLIFGIPTWYYGEVQCDWDDFLPILKKINFLNKKIALFGCGDQEDYSEYFCDALSVVYKIIKQNKAQIIGEWSTKGYDFTTSKALLNKDYFIGLTLDEDRQSDQTKDRIKKWIKNIILKFY
- the gap gene encoding type I glyceraldehyde-3-phosphate dehydrogenase, translated to MTIKVGINGFGRIGRVLFRLAQKRKNIEIVAINDLMDPKYIAYMLKYDSTHGIFKQKIEVQNQSIIVNGKTIRITAIKDPKKLMWDNLSIDVVIESTGLFLTEETAYQHILAGSKKVVITGPSKDNIPMFVRGANFDKYKGEKIVSNASCTTNCLAPLSKVIDDNFNIIEGLMTTVHAATATQKVVDGPSNKDWRGGRGVFQNIIPSSTGAALAVGKVLPNLNGKLTGIAFRIPTPNVSVVDLTVRYEKSATYEEICSVIKKASTEEMKGILGYTENDAVSSDFNGEELTSIFDIKASLSLNKNFAKLISWYDNETGYSSKVLDLVTLVAEK